TTTCTGAAGTTATAGCTGCTAGCTTGGCATATAAGCCAATGCATTTTGGAAACACAAGGAACTAATGTCCCCATGTGCAACCCCAGTTAGTAGATAAGTGCCTTAGGCACAATTCCATTCAGATGGACAATTCTCAGAGGCTTTAATGGAATCAAATCCTTTCTGGTTATAGTAACTTCTTATTCCTCATTTCAGCTTCCTGAAACCACTTCCTGATAAGCTAACTGTATCCAAGTCCTTGCCTCAAGTTCTTCTTTTGGGACAAAACAATTGTGTTGGAGACAAATAACTGTAGACCACTAAAGGATTTAGTATCTTACAGCTAAATTCACAGGCAAGATCAGTATTTCAAATTACTCATTTAGTGCCCCAAATAGAAGTTTACATATTTGAGAAATATAGAATATTGAGGTCAGAATAGGTGAAATGTAAGCTTCATATCTGAAGTGGGAGAAAACAAATAGTGAGAGAGGATGTGTGAATAAGTCCTGAAGATTCAACAGCAAGTGTGTTCTTAGGCACAGCAGCTTTAGTAGAGTGTACATAAAGGAAGTGGAGGATCTGGAACTATCCATGCTGTCTTGGAAAGTCTTCATGTATCCCAGGGGTATACAAAACCCAGTTAGAGAACTAATTTTTTTAGAATATTGTTCACACACAATACCactcaaaccaaaccaaacaaaaataaccACAGGGTATTTGGGGTATAAATGGAGGAAACATATCCTACTATCTCTCTCAAAACTGAGAAGATCTGTTGTAGAGGGGCTTTGCCAAATGTAATAGATGGTGACTTTCATGGGGGTCTGAGATTTCTTTTAAATCtgatataaaacatgaaaacataaTTCATCAGCATTCACattcaattaaaatttattgCATGTTTTCTGTGTGCTAGGGCACAGCATTTATACTCACGATCTCATAGAAACCTCATGCTAGTTGTTCTCTGGAGTAAGAAATACCATTCAAATTATAGTTGAAATTAAATAACATACCAAATTTGTATAATTGATTAATGGAAGAATTGAGTTCCTATCCAGATCTTCTGATTTAAAGTCCCATATGCTTTCAAAGATAACACAATAAGATTGAAAAAGAGATCTTGGTAGAAGTTGAACAGAAATACAAGGTTTTCTCCCTCCTCACCACAAAATACACATGTCCAGTATTGTGTTGATTGAAGTTTCCTTAACAGTAGTCCCTACCCCACACAATCCCAGGCAAAATTAagtgtttctttctgtgtttctgtgaCAACTAGTACATACATTGATTCaatcatttattgtattttatggtaattatttTCTTACTTGCTATCTCCCTTGATTGTTGTTTGAGGGAAGAGATTGTGTCTGACTTATCTGCATATTTATCTTCATAATCCAGGGCCAAGCACAGTGTCTAACATGGATGAGGCACCCAGTGATtaatttattgagtgaatgacTATAcaaatcagtgaaaataaaaggTGGTTATTTTGCCCATTAAACTAGATTATTCCACATTCCTCAAGGATATACTGCCAAAgactttttaaagacattttaaacttttccagaactttccagagagcatttttcatttccttattcctGAGACTGTAAATCAAAGTGTTGAAGAGTGGAGTCACCATTGCACAGAACAGAGTCATGATCTTTGGCATCAAGGTAGAATGGCTGGATCCAGGGCTCACATGCATCACCATAATGGTCCTGTAGAACAGCAGCAACACAGACAGATGAGACCCGCAGGTTGAAAAGGCCTTGTGCTGACTGCACGCTGAGGGCAACTGAATCACAGCAAGTAGAACCAAGACATAGGAGATGAGGATGAAAAGAAAGCTAAGGAGGATGACAAAGGAGCTTAAGGTGTAGCTGGCAAGCTTAGTCATAGGGGCAGGAACACACGAAAGGGTCAGCAGTGGGCCTGAGTCACATACAAAGTGGTCAATTTCATTAGAGCCACAGAAAGGCAGTTGGGAGATGAGAATAAGAGGCACCAGATACCACAGGAAACCACACACCCAACAGGAAATCACTAGGTTGAAGCAACATTGTCCCTTCATAATTGTGGCATAATGCAGAGGATGACAGATGGCAAAGTAGCGATCAAAGGCCATTGCTGAGAGAAAGAAGCACTCAGTGGAGcccatggaaaagaaaaaatataattggaGGAAGCAGCCTGTGAAAGAGATGGACTTAGTCTCTGAGAGGAAGTTGACCAGTGTGTTTGGAACAGTGGAGTTGACATACCAGATCTCCAGGAATGTAAAATTCCCCAGCAAAATGTACATGGGGGTGCAGAGATGCTGGTTCCAACACACAGCACAGATGATGGCTCCATTTCCCAAGAGAGTCAGGAGGTAGATGATGGAGAACAACATAAACAGGAGGACCTGAATCTCCCTGCTGCAGGAGAGACCCAGAAGGATGAATTCACTCACAGACTCAGAATGGGGTTCTGATCCAGAGACGTTCATTTAGTCTGTAAGCTGTGCTGCAATGAAGCATTATTACCATGAGACTAAATCCTAACAATTGAGCATAGCACTCAAGGTCCTGCTTGATCTGATATTTATTTACTCATATAACTTAATCTCTTTCCTTGCGCCCCTGTGCTCCAGTAAGGAAGGATAGTTGTACTTCCACTAAATGATATGCTGCTCTTCCTACCTATGATGTCtgttgcttcttttttctttccttttctctttatccATTTGCCCATCCTTCTgtgcctcttcctttctctttctcctttttacttacatatttactttttttggcCTGGGTAACCTGTACTTGTAGTTTACACTGTTCATGAATTACCTCTTTCATGAAGTTTTGCTAGACTCCTTATCATGTCCTAATTCTTTGTTTGCCATAGCAtcaaatgcatgtgtgtgtaagcTTATACTATGCCCTATTGTAATTGGTCACTTTTCTATCTCTTTGCCAGTCTGTGAGCTTTATGAAGGCAGAAGTTGTATTTTTCGTTTCTCCATTACCAATGCCTAGCACATTAAAGTCCACTTCACAGTCATGCCAACATGCTTGCTGAATCAACTTTAAACAAGTGAATCATTGTTTTTTAagctaaaaggaataaaaagtaacATTCTTAAAGCTACAGTATTTTTCTACATTAAAGTATACATTATACTTTGTATCATGGGTATTTTTTTACATGTCTTAATTTACTTACTGGACTATAAACTGAGAACAGAGGCCAAGTGTCAatcatcttttattcttttttagtaCCTAATGCATTATCCGTTTTAGGCAATATGTACTTCATaattgtttgttaaatgaataaacattaaTTTAGTTAACTTTCTACCTGAAAGCCTTACTTATTTTAAGGAGTTCCTTACTTATGCAAGGAAAGAACCATTCCTTTGGACCTTGAAGCCAGGAGGGAGGTTGTGGGGGCAGATGAGAGCAAGGGTAGGCCAAAAAGAGGAGGTGGTAGACCAGTATGGTGTGCGATTAGGGTAACCAAATAGATCTATTTGTCAGGGGCTGCCCCAATTTCAACTGAACATCTTGCCATTCAGGAAACCCATCAGGTCCAGGGAAACAGGGGTGGTTGGTCACACTATATGGGATCCTGAAGCTGACTCAGACTACCTCAGAAATGTATACGCACTGGTCCCTGTGGATTCTATTGAAGTCCATTCCCTTTTCTCAGTTGTCCATAGAGAAAAAGGTAAGGACCTAGTGTGACTCATGAGAGCATGGGGAGGACACACTGAAGTGCTGAGAAGACACTTGGGAGTCACGACAAAGGGCAGCCCAAAGTGCTTTCCCAGGACTGCTTGACGTTCTGCCCAGTCTGAGTACTCTAGTTCTCAGCTGAGACCACACACCAGATGCATAAGCTGTGTGGAAATACACAGTCAAGGTCTTAGGGTAAGGAGATGCAGCCCTGATAATTCTTCAGATTAAATCACTCAGTAATACAACACTCTGGACCCAGAATGTTTCCGTTGAGCAACTCTACTTTTCTGTGCTCTGGTGGTCCCATTCAGGCAATTGCTACTTTAATTcaaatttctctaaaaatattatagaaggaaatactccATGAAACCCTTGGACAAAGGGAAATACAACTGGAGGAAGCAGCCAGTGAGACAGATTAACTtaatatttaagaagaaatagGGGTTGTACTCTGATCTAGGTTGAGTTGGTGATTTTCCAAAACATTTAATGATCTGGTTTCTGATCAGtctaatgaagaaaatgaatagcAATTTAGGGAAAAGAAGGACCTAAAATAGTTTAATTTGGTTTCCTCACATGAGGTAAGGAAATACTTCACTTTTCCCAAGGAGCGTTCTGGTATTATTGTTGAGTACATTTATGCCCAAGACACCCttcagaaaaattattatttactcTGGGCTGTTACTTTGATATGGCCAGGTTTTGTGCCTGGGTATGCTTCTTTCAGCTTGcagtgatgtcatggaatctgtTTTACCAGATAGAAGCATTACTGTGATTTCTCTATCTGTGGCTAGTCATGAGTTAAACAATTATAAGTAGatataaataaaaaccaaacatGAAGACCTAACATTCTTTAACTTTTGAAATGCATTTAAGAAGCATCCCAGAAGTAGTTTGCTTTTCCTAATTCCATAACCTGGAAGTAGGTGGTAAttgcttactgtggcttttgTCTTCAGTTCTGTCTCTTTGGAACCCTGGAAGGATGCGCAGATACAACTTCTAAAATAGAACCAgggaaacaatattttaaatccTGTTTAACATTATCATCTAAAGATTATTAGTCATAACTGAACTCTTCTTGTTTTTAGAAAAGAGCATACTCTATGTAGAAGTTGTGAAAAAGctagaaaattaatgttttagaAGACAGATTCATCTGTACTTACCTCAATTAATGACAAACACCACAACTTTGCCAAGGAATTGAAGATTTTTTGGATTTTGTCCTTCAGATCTTTCATCAAGAAtaccaagaacaacaaaaaattaaagttatttcTCTAGAGAAAAAGGGGCAGGTACATGATGTGATTTTTACATACCTGCAAACTATGCCTGGGAGGACCTGGTTCAGCTGTGTCCTTTCTTCTCAGCCTCAGTCTCAAAAGTGAGGATTCCCGTGACCTTTGCTGAAAAACAAACCCCCTTTTGTACAATTAACTGTGTAATGACTGCCAAGAGTCTCGTCTGGGGAGCTGCCTGGAAGATGATGTAGACTTTGGGAGTAGTTTCCTTTACCTTCTGTGGTTAGATGCCTTTGGGAGGGGAAGTAGGAAAAGTAAGTAGTGTTGTGAAACATGTGGTGCTATCTCTTGAACTCAAAACTAATTGTGAATTGTCCTTTATGCTGTAAAACAAAGGTTCCTCTAGGGAAAGATGACAGTCATATAGTCAGTCCCCAGAAAggtgtaaaaaaataaaaaaatagatacttCTCTGttgtgaggaagaaaaaaggtgcAACCTATAGAATATGGGACCTTTGTTTCTAGGTCATGAAGTACACCCATTATAGTATATTTTTGATTTTCTTCAGAATCAATGGTCTAATCTTACTAGCTCTGTACTGTCATAGCATGATGATTTCTCaagattcttgaaaatattctcaaTATCTCCCaagcttttttgtgtgtgtatgtataaaaaatGAGTTATATTCTTTGATAAATGTAAGGAGCCAAAATAATCataatccaaaaatatttttcctaacatgttttctacattttatttaagaTCTTACCATCTAAATACCTTTTTAGAGAATTTTTGAAGTCAGATATAGTATACATATCAGAATAATATAATTAGTGCATTAATGCCTTACTTCTATTGATGGGGAGAGGCTGAGCAAAAAAATACTTGAAGTATAAAGCACGTATAGGTCATTATAGTGCAATGTGGGTATTCTGAGGATCAAGAATCAGTTTGGGGTAGCAGAACCACAATACGTACATGGTGATTGGCAATGgaggctgtgggtaaaatggcagtatttctagaatctctcgcctgaacttagtccatctccatatcaata
This is a stretch of genomic DNA from Manis javanica isolate MJ-LG chromosome 8, MJ_LKY, whole genome shotgun sequence. It encodes these proteins:
- the LOC108402239 gene encoding olfactory receptor 11H2-like encodes the protein MNVSGSEPHSESVSEFILLGLSCSREIQVLLFMLFSIIYLLTLLGNGAIICAVCWNQHLCTPMYILLGNFTFLEIWYVNSTVPNTLVNFLSETKSISFTGCFLQLYFFFSMGSTECFFLSAMAFDRYFAICHPLHYATIMKGQCCFNLVISCWVCGFLWYLVPLILISQLPFCGSNEIDHFVCDSGPLLTLSCVPAPMTKLASYTLSSFVILLSFLFILISYVLVLLAVIQLPSACSQHKAFSTCGSHLSVLLLFYRTIMVMHVSPGSSHSTLMPKIMTLFCAMVTPLFNTLIYSLRNKEMKNALWKVLEKFKMSLKSLWQYILEECGII